The window AGAAGAACCGCATGGTTGGGGCCCAGCGGCCTTCGAGGGCGGCTTTGCGGCAGCGGGCTGCCAGGTCAGCGGCGGTGGTGTAGTAAACCCGATGGCCGGTGTCGACCGCTGCCCGGCCCAGGATGACTGCCAGCATGGTTTTGCCGACACCTGGCGGGCCGATGAACAACACGTTGGTCGCGTCAGCCAGATACGCGCCTGTGGCGAGCTCTCGGACGAGTTTCTCATCGACGCTGGGCTGGGCGGCGAAGTCGAAGTCTTCGAGTTGCCAGGCGGTTGGGAAGTTCGCGAACCGCATCCGGCCGTTCCAGCGTCGGGTCTCGGTGGCTTCGACCTCGACCCGAAGTAGGCCCTCGAGAAACTCGGTATGGCTGGTGTTGGTCTGGTGGGCGGCTTCGAGGTGGTTGGGGAGGGCCTCGGCAGCTGCCGCCAGTTTGAGGTAGGCCAAATGGCCCCGGAGCTGTTGGTAGACGGTGTCTCTGCTCATCGCCGGCCCCGGTTCTGGTTGTTGACGATCGTCGAGATTCCCCGGTCTCGATCAGTGAATTTCACTCATAGTGGAGGGTGCCCCGTTTCTTAGGTGGCCACTGCGATGATGCGGGTGGCCCCGTGGACCGGGGGGCGGGTCTGACCCTAGTGAAATTTGGCGTGGAGTGCCTTTGTGGGGATCTGTCGGCCTGTCCCCCCGGTCCGGG is drawn from bacterium and contains these coding sequences:
- the istB gene encoding IS21-like element helper ATPase IstB, whose protein sequence is MSRDTVYQQLRGHLAYLKLAAAAEALPNHLEAAHQTNTSHTEFLEGLLRVEVEATETRRWNGRMRFANFPTAWQLEDFDFAAQPSVDEKLVRELATGAYLADATNVLFIGPPGVGKTMLAVILGRAAVDTGHRVYYTTAADLAARCRKAALEGRWAPTMRFFSGPTVLIIDELGYLPMPAEDAASLFQVISRRYQKGSIILTTNRSVAAWGDIFSDTTIAAAMLDRLLHRSVVFTISGDSYRLRAYQAQARKQRPKGAAN